In Mercenaria mercenaria strain notata chromosome 13, MADL_Memer_1, whole genome shotgun sequence, a single window of DNA contains:
- the LOC123528585 gene encoding uncharacterized protein LOC123528585, whose translation MLTKCTYLLIVVCFALAMASVLPGGGSMPGGVGPCEEYDQLHTVLANFALGEIGNGYTLQRIACARIQVVAGIRYIIELYATKTTNGTESCHRCNVTVLHVPWGAGPKFTLENNFCAEETTLNVCFS comes from the exons ATGTTAACTAAGTGCACATATCTTCTGATTGTCGTCTGCTTCGCACTGGCAATGGCCAGTGTACTACCAGGGGGCGGGAGTATGCCCGGGGGTGTTGGGCCATGTGAAGAATATGACCAACTGCATACAGTCCTTGCTAATTTTGCTTTGGGTGAAATTGGAAACGGGTACACACTGCAGAGGATTGCCTGCGCACGAATTCAG GTGGTAGCCGGTATAAGATATATAATTGAGCTGTATGCTACAAAAACCACCAATGGAACG GAATCATGTCATCGTTGTAATGTGACTGTATTGCACGTTCCTTGGGGAGCAGGGCCGAAATTTACGCTGGAAAATAATTTTTGTGCGGAAGAAACTACACTGAACGTGTGTTTCTCctaa